The following is a genomic window from Phaseolus vulgaris cultivar G19833 chromosome 6, P. vulgaris v2.0, whole genome shotgun sequence.
GATTCAAACAGGTTTCATCATTTTTTTGATGGGAAGTGCTCTTGCAAGGACAATTGGTAAAGTCTCAATCAAATGGTTATCTTCTGTACTTTTAACTGTTTCTAAAAGGAAGGGTGCTAGCAATGCAATATGCACTTGTATCCATTCTAAAAGATTTTTGAAACAAAGGAAAAAGCCATGATACGGTTCATGACTCCCTAGTATTAAAGCAGATGTGTAGCACAAGGATACTACGTCTGGAGTACAAGTTACAGCATTACGTTGATGAAAAATTCTTGTGATAGCAATGCAATTTAAGATGTTTTGGACTATGAGACAAGTATGCTCTGAGTTCATTGATCAATACTTGACATTGAATGAGCTGGTTTGAGCTTTGAATGGAAGTGTCGAAAAATATTCTCACAAAAATTGCAGGGAAATTGGGGCTAAATATTGTTTGTGATATGCTGTTCAATATTTTGGCAGAGGCAATTTATACCTTAAGGTAAATTTGAATTATGATTGTACATATTCaaaagttttttatattttttaccgATGTAGAAAAAGGTCAAGTTGTAATGTTATATAACAACAATCTTATATTATTATCAGGAAATTCTTCCAGTTCCATCACCTTCAATTTTTCTAACGGTGGTTTGTTTCTTAGTAGCTCAGTTTTAATTTCTATTGCACCTTATTGATGACAATACatgtttgttttcattttttatatttaataactgATCATTGATCAACTAATCATATAATACTATTACATGGTATTGGTATTAATGTTTATAGAATACTGTCATGTCATTAATGTATATGCATGGATATTGGTTCTCTATATCGTTGAGTGTGTGAAGTTTGTGGAAGATCCACAACTTGGGAAAGAATTCTGAATTCAATTTTGTGTGCATGCGAGGgaaactataaataaattactATTTTGAGTGCATTTTGCTTTGCAGTGTTATTTATTTCCATTGCCTCTTTACAATGGTAAATATGAAAGGATAATTTGGTGATAATTTTTTCAGGGATGAACATAGCGGTTAGCACCACCTGAATGCGCTTGGATCTTAAATCTTCAATTGTCATCTCTAGTATTAATGCCTGAATTCATTGATACGCCTGCATTCTTGATCTCCACCAAGGGTTCTATTCTAGGCATTTGACTTTTGCGATAGGCCCTGTCAACTAAGATTTGGTCCAGGAAGCTCTTTTAGGGTAAGTAGTGTTTAAAATGGTTTCAATTTCGGTTATCATTCTTATATAATTATTGGTTCTTTATTCTTTTGAAAGTTAAAATGCATGCTTTGGTCTAGCATGATTATATGATGAGGTTTAGGACCCATTGAAGCCAtagaaaatcaaatttaattttacacAAAATTTAATCTTACGCCAAATAAATAGTCTCATGTTTATCATATGTTAATAAAGAAGTTTTCTGTAAATTCTAATGTGGCGATTTACTATGGCTATAGTTCAGCAACTGGATTTATGTTAATCCCTTTCTTTGCGGAGTTACTATAAAGTTTATCTAGTTGTACACATCATTCAATGGGTCCTATTCCTAACATGAATGTGTTGGTCTTGCTTCAACAGTTGATTATGTAGGTTGAAGTTATATGGTACACTAGTCCATCCTATATgctcaaccaattgttttgttATATACGAGAAGGtttggtttttaaaaatttagagaTAACATTTTCTTATTCAAACTATGGGGGTCTAACCAAATTAATTCACAAAATATATCCTGCCAGTCATATATAGTTATGTCATAAAATCACAACCACGTTCGATCAAGACTCTGTAGGTTTTCTTCCTAGTCTAATTGATGGATGCTATCTTGAATGTTTTTAGAGGTGGTGAAAGTGCATATGGTGAAGAATTGGTACTTTTGATTTTGTTCAGCTTTATTTGTTactatttgattattttattttggaccTTCACTTACAAGCTTTAAGCATGCTACTTTGGGTTGAGTTCCATTGAACAAATTAGATTGGTGACACAATGCCAACATTATTTAACTGTTTGTGTTTAATATTTGTATCCTTCATTGCTTCCCTTGCGGTGGATTGAAATTAGTCTGTTAGTTTACTCTGCTGTCCTAGCTATCTCAATATAATCCGAGATATATCTGTTTAATTTTACAGTATTCTTTTGTTAAGAATTGTGAAGTTCACACATCTAGGATTGGCTATTTTAACCAGTGGAGTGCTTTGACCTTCGGTTTAGCTGCATATAAACATTTGTACAGAAAACAGTTTTCTTTTTTACTGCTATATATACATATGTACAGAAAACAGTTTTCTTTTTACTGCTATATATTGATTGCTGCTCCCAAAGAAGATCGTTAGGAAGAGGGAGGATTGAAGCTAATTTCCTAAGGATATTTTGGATACTTGAATGTTAATTTAGTAGTTTTTTATTTGATTCAAAAAAGATATTTTGAGAACCATCACCATTTGGCAAACTATCTTTTATTAAGAATAGCATCTAACACACTAAAagataattttgtaattataatatttagatccaatcaaataatatataagtgatttGTAAGATATGTCAAACTATTGGCACTCTTATTGGTTAGAACACGCTACGAGATTCAGTGGGAGAATGAAAGATATGAAAACGCGATCATCTGGCGCAATTGTTAGGGggttttaaattaatatgaagCAAATTTTTCGGCCCTCTATATTTATGACTTGTGTTTACTTGTTTCCTCATTGTGCATGGTATTTAGTCCAAAATCTTAAGCTCGTGTTCTCTACTACACTACCCTCAATGTTTCTCTTTATGCAAGCATTAAAATTGTTGAAACAAAATGTGGAGGACCATCATGTTGAACTAACTGGTAAGATCGACCATCATGGCCTCAAGGTTCAACAGATCAGTTATTACTTTTAGTTGGCACCTTAAGTGCTAATTTACATTGAGTCACTCCTTGCTTCAAAACAAGCAATACTAGTAATATTGGTAAAATTGATTTGAATATACTGTAGACATTCTAGAACAGAATGGAAGATGTATGCAAGGTTTATGGAGAAACTAGTTAATTCTACCACTGAAAGGGAATCAAAATTAATCGTATATAGTTAAAGTGCAATAGTTCAAAAGAACAAAGCTGAAACAGTTGAGACTTGAAACCAGAAGCTCTTTTTGTTGCAAGTGTATTATACTTGCATGCttgcatttcatttttttcGGGATTACCTGGATTATGTATAGTTTACATACAGAGCATAACATTTAGACACAAGCATTTATGATGAATCTTTCTCACTCAATTGCATATATAGTTAGATGTGTATAAGTAGAATAGATTCATAGACAACAAATTTAATCATGTTATAGTATTTAAGGATGTCTATGAAGCAAATTCCAGACAAACAAGACGTAACGCTGAGAACAGCTTTTTGATATAATAATGCATGCATTTCATGACAGTAAATTGGGAGATAAAATAGGGTATTTTAAGAAAATGGTGTAATAtgcttttaaaattatatataaacgaGTAAGCTTTAAAAAAAGTACTCAAATCAAAATGTTCTTACTTAACTTTTATCTCATGTCTTctgtttttacttttaatttaaaaaaacaaaagtggtctgtttttgtcttttaataaaaaaaagcaaaagttgtctgtgtttgtcttttaataaaagtaaaaaacaaaagtTTTGTTTAACAAAACTTAATTGAAATAACTTTTCAATGACTTTATTTAATAGATAATTTCCACTCTCTTTAAATATtagatataatatatttttaattacacGTCTCcgaatttatgtttattttaaaataaaacttatttttaccAATAAGAAtgttagtttataaaaaaatttaagaagatATAATATTAGTCAAAATATTCATgttgtttaaaaatataatattatttaaaaacactttatattttaaatttatcaaaatttatttataatattttaattttgagaaaaaattgtattaacAAACTAATGAAAGTTTAAAAAGTTAGTcgcaataaaataatttaaaataatttgattcgAAGAAGaagtataattttgaaaatagtaattagtttttttagaaaaaaagaaattcCCGAAGtcatgaaatttaaaataaaaacaatcatAAAGTTATACATGAATACGAATTATATATAAATCAGAAGTTGTATTTTTAAGTACGAATCTTttaataaaatcattatttCAAGAACATTTTGGTAAGTCATTATTACACTATATTGACTGGGAAAGCGAATACATGAGGCGCTACTTGCAGGCAATAgagtttaatatttatattaagtttagttttatatttattaaataaaagtatatatatattattattcttataataatttatgaCAAATTCTCTTTTCACTTTCATACCAATGAAAATAAGTTTGTTGtaacatttttatttctctCTAGTGATATTTTAGAGGACAGTTTCATCATTTAAGCGTGTATAGGACGAAAATATTCAATGTATTTGACATTCTTtagtatgaaaataattttttttaattttgtatttcatttttacacttaactgatttttttttgggTTTTGTGACTtctaaacaaattttaaaaaagtaatcGAAGAAAAATAAATCATGTAAAAATATCgcaaaatttatctcaattatcGATGTTTGTCATCAGTCACCATcacttaaaaatgaaaaaaaactttACCATACTATCCATagaaaaatattgttaaaattaataaaaaaatatggaggtACATGAAAATTCCAAGTACGAAACATGCACTTATATAATTTGGCTCTTTTAAAAGTTGAGGAATATTTTAGAGAACAAAACCTTAtcatgattttaaattttagtttttaataattataaatatgattttatttttaaaagttactTCCTCATTTTAGAGGGTCAAGTCTACTGCAATattattttgttgataaaattaTTGATTAGAATTAGGGCAAGTGCTGGAGTGAGAACCACTCATTCACAAATATACCTAACATTTTTAACAATTTGGAGATGTCAAGTTTCTTGTTCATGGTTGGAGATCATTCAAAGTGACCCCATTATAACTTTATCTTCTTCTACAAGTCAGCTACTTAAAagtaacaaataaattttaatacattataaacaattaatataataaaatattaaaataattcttaGTTATGTTTACGTAAACATATGTCCTTTTAGATGTAAAAGCCCTtttgtattaaaaattaaatataacttCTTAAAGGTAACTTGGTTATTCTCTTAGATAGCTTAATTTATTTTCACCACTATCTCCATTCAATGATCGTCGTGCTTTGCAAGAAACACTTTATTTTGTCActtgtaaaaaattataaaatagaataaaaaaatattatgccATTATcgacagaaaaaataatttcaggGTATGTCCAAGATGCACTTGTGGATGGCATTGCATTATAATAATCTATAAAGTAGAAAAAGATATATCTCCTTTCCCTTTCATGGAGTAGACAACAAAATCATGAACCAATCAATGCAGATTCAGTTTGATTCATCTCACATTTTGTCATGTTCTTTGCAACCCTTCCCATTTAAGAGGCTTTTCTCAACCATGCAATCTAGTCACACAATCATGAGAGATAAGAAGATAAGCATGATAGTTATTGTGTGTATAAAAGATTGAAATTTTATGATTAATTACATTACGTAATAGTTCATATAAATATAGAAGATGTAACTTTACCTTGAAATTCATCTAATGTAAAAAGATGTAAATAAATATTGGACTAGGGTTAAGTTTATGTTGGACGATGCATAATTTGATGATGTTACCAGCTTCTTTTTTAAACTCGGTTGGTTTTGCCTTAAAATCAAAACTTGGAATAGGCAGAAAAAAATAGTTCAGAACATTTGTActaaaaattcaacaaaaatCAGTGTAATCTAACTTATAAGTGAGTTAAACAAGATCATAAACCTAACATTGtgtaaactaatttataagTGAGTTAGACAAAATCATAAACCTAACTACACGGTTGGTGTTGGAGGAGTGTCTTGGAACAATGGAAATTGATGGTTAAAAACGGTATACATTTGACTATGCAATAGtcattaaaagtaaaatacacTTTAGCAAATGTTAAAATCTGTAACATTTGTTTCTCTCATCcaatatataacataatactCACATTCAAACAAATATCGTTGCCTAGACATACAATgagaaataaatgaaaaaaatatttctattaaagttataaataaaataattattgtatgTATTAAAAGTTCCCTAACTTTAGGTACATGAATTGCAATGATATTGTTGTTCTACTTCTTTCGCTTAAAATATTTGTGTCAGTACCAACTAGGAATGACAAAACGGGCCAACTCGGTCCGTTTTGGCCTGACCTGCCATTGGCCCGTCAAAAGCGAGGCAAGATGGGCTGGTCCTccacttttcaattttttttaattctttttgtaatttttgttttgttttagatCTATTTAATTGGTTATGATAATTCATATCACTTTTTTGgataataaaaatacaagaaaaaataataaaattatatcaaattttaatattctaatgaaagaaaatttaatatttaacaaaataaagtaaatatcaacaatacttcaatgaattaaatgatgtataaaaaattaatgtaaataaagtttCATATAAAACATTGATCACCACCAATTTTTATTCTATGAGATCCCTCTTTAAAAgtgtcaaaaaaaaaaagaagagtgGAATGGTGGGTTAGGCGGATCAGGCCAATAGAGATTGGCTGGTTTCAAAAAGTGAATCTATCCCATCTAGATGATGATGAGTTGATGCGGGTTCGATCTGTTTTGTCATTCCTAATATCAACTCTGATTACATTAAGGATAGTTAGTCGAAATACAATTATAATTGTCCAATGCAATGAAAATATTAACGCTAAAGTTATCTTTATGATAAACTTTTCATTGtgactatattttattttaagtgaacaaaatcatatattatataatctttAGATATAAAATTATAGATAATATTCAAGAGAACTTACATTGACCAACAATGAGTTAtataattaacataatttaaaatatataagttagaaaattaaaatatatattgaatgATTGAgtgaaaaatacaaataaaataaaataaccaaATAGAATAAATTTCGAAGTGTCctgtattttatttctttttatagaatTAGTGTAAAATGTAAAAACATAGGAATAGTTAAATTTCATTAGTTATAATTACACAAATTCATGAatgcataataaaatataaaatcatttaaaattgaTCATATTAAACTCTTGTGAGAAATGAGTAGGTAGTTAAATTTATCCCACTATAGTGAGATTTTACTGATcgattttcttgaaaaactgaTGCTGATGACCAAACTTTCTCTGCAGCCTTCAACACGGACGGTGTCTCAGACCAATCAATTTTTGAGTAAATGGTGATGACTATATACTGCCAATGATAGAGCACATATATGCATGCCTCTTTCAATTAAAGGAAAAAAGGAACTTGACAAAGATCTTTGTATATTTATTACTTAGATGCCTatataaggaagaaaaagaagacatGATTATGCAGCATATCTCCACCTCTGCATAATATAATAATCATCATCTCTTTTTTCATTCTCATCATCTTCATTATGAACAAGCAAAAAGCCTATGTTGTTCTTATAGCCTTGGAGCTAAGTTGTATGGCAACAAAGTATGGAGTCTCCAACAACAATCCCTTCCAAAGATTAAGTCCAACCATATTGCTTTTCTTCCTTGCTATATTTTCCCATGTTCTTGCATTCACTGCTAACTTGAACCTGCCAAGTACCATCATAACATTCCATGTGTCAGGAGTAGTTGCATGTGAAGCACTGCTTTGGAATCTCCTCACTCACTTCTTCTACTGCTATATCATCATCAACCTACTTCTCTCTCTTTTGGCCTCCTTCTGCTTCTTCAACCACATTGCTAACTTCACTCAGCTTCTCAGGGCAAAACTCTCAAATGCATTTCAGAGGCCAaatatagaatctcatgattccCAAGTTTAACATTTATAggtttcatatatatatatatatatatatatatatatatatatatatatatattatcagcAATGGATAGGTTATGTGGTTGTGCTTTCTGCTAATATACCTAGGGTTCTGTGGATATATATTCTGTTCTTTTAATcagatataaataaattatttgagttttctaaaaaataCATGATTTTCATAGTTTAATAGTCAAAAGATTAGATATTACTCTAAAAACATAtcttataaataaaactaaaaaatcttGATATGAGAGTGTACTACTGAGTGTCTAGTGCATATTCACAAATAACTAATTACTCCTTAAATAAGATTAGGGAGGTGATTGTATCTTTATGGGCTTGGAAAAATCCATAAAAAgactataaataaaaaatatcccAAAAGAGAAAGTCATAAAAAgactataaataaaaaatattccaaAAGAGAAAGGTAATGATTCTATAACCACAATACCTGTAACTGAACATACTCATTGTTTACTTGAGCGTTGAAGTGTCTTTGCAGGTACTCATGGGATGAAGAACCAAAGGATCGTATAACTGAAGGACCACATAACCAAAGAGATTGGAAATCCGACCTTGTTTAATCGTGTTTTGAATAACCATGTAAGAACATTGAATGAAATGGAGAATGAAGTCAATCAACAATTATGTTGAGCTCTACTTCTCATTAATGACCAAAACAAGTATTCATTCTGTTTAAAAGGTAAAACAAACAATAGGTGAAAGGAGATAATATCTCTTTGGTGATTGATCCTAATAATGTCATCTTAACAAATTTAAGGTGGGAACATTAGTGTTGcgtcttttaataataaaattggaACTAAACTTCAAATTCCAAAATGAACAATACCTTAAATACAGTGATTGACTTAATGATATTATTGATATCAGAacactaaaatatatatatatatatatatatatatattcaactaattataaattattgtaaatattaattttattgacTTTTTGCAGTAAgtttcttaaaaattaaaagtgttCATAAACTAGTAAAAAATCAAAAggaaaataacttaaaaaactaatatattttacaaaatctgtgtatttaaattaattttataaaataaataatgtactttttttttaatttttgggaGACGTTTGTCAGTTAATATGTTGAGTCCGTTTTAAAACGAAAAGTGAGTTGAAACCTAACGGCCAAACTAACCTCTTTTTGTCGTTTTTTTAGCATGATTGTCTTATGTCACATTTTCCATATAAAACCCtaaatacttttcttttatagaaaaataattataataaaacccAAAAGCAAATACAAAAGGTAAAAGACACAATTAGCctctaacaaattttaaaatacaaagcGTTGTCCCTATAAAACCTAAAGACATTACTGCAAACCCTGAGATATTGAAGCTGCTGCATCAAACTTTCGaccgccgccgccgccgccaCTGCAGGTCGCTTCCACCGCTGCCGGCTTCTCGTCGTCTCCCTCTTTTCATGTATGCTGTTAGCTTTGTTTCACCTTGCGTATATGTATATTGCACTGTTCTAGTTACACCCCATTGACCTAATTTGATTTGGTTGTCAAATTGTTCTGATTGTGAACAgggaaaacaaaaacaaaaataaaaatctgcGATGTTTTCGTAGAAACAGGGTTTGTCCTTCCGTTGAATTTAATAACTCCTTTTATTCTCACAAATTGGCTAAAACCTTGCACAAATCCATGCTTTAAGCTCTATTGGAACGTATTATGAAGTTTTTATCTTTGAATTTGATAAACGATTGTGGAGGAATAGGTTTTTGTTAttctatattttcttataaaattgtGAAGGATTTGAAAAGGAAGTGAAAGTGCTGTATGTTAATGTGTGAGTCCTTAGTTAATAATTGTCCATTCGTATAACGGAGAATAATCCAATCAGTTAATAAGGAGGTTCAGAGCACCTGATCAGTTTTATGTTCTTGCAAAATTTGgctttttttctgttttggaaTGCTCTGAGCATCATAGCTATGTGAAGTGGCCTGCTGCTGCTATTTTATACTAGGAAATCGCAGCTATTTCAAACAATTTGTGATTGATAATTATGCTGCTCATTAGTCATGTCTAGAACTGAGAAGTAGATTTGGgctatttaaattttagttctgCGTTATcctttttgtatattttaaatcaaCTTATTTTGGGTTGCTTTTGGAACAGTTGCAGAATGGTGTCAAATCAGACAGCTTCTACCATGGATATTGAGACTGTCCCATCTGAAGCCAAAATTCTGCCACCAAAGCCAGAGTTTGAGCCTTTGAAGCCTCATGAGATGTCTGAGGGACAGGTTCAGTTCCGCAAGGTGAATGTTCCACCTCATCGTTATACCCCTCTCAAGAAAGCTTGGATGGATATCTATACTCCCATTTATGAGCAGATGAAAATTGATCTCCGTATGAATCTGAAAGGTCGTAGAGTTGAGCTGAAGACAAGGTCTGATACACCTGATATTAGTAACCTGCAAAAATGTGCTGATTTTGTCCATGCTTTCATGCTGGGTTTTGAAGTCATAGATGCGATCGCTCTTCTGCGTCTGGATGAGCTCTACATTGAGTCCTTTGAGATCAAGGATGTTAAAACACTTAGAGGCGATCACTTGTCTCGTGCTATTGGAAGGTTATCTGGCAAAGGTGGTAAAACAAAGTTTGCAATTGAGAACGCGTCAAAGACAAGAATCGTGATTGCTGACACCAAAATTCACATATTGGGATCTTTTGCCAACATAAAGATTGCCAGAGATTCTCTTTGTAGCCTGATTCTAGGATCACCAGCAGGAAAGGTGTATTCAAAACTAAGAGCGGTTACTGCTAGATTGGCAGAAAGGTTTTGATCTTCTCTTAGTCATGCCATTATaggattattttttttgttcccTTGGACTATAACTATCTAGTATGTTGAGTATGATATTGTGAGGAGTTGCTTCATTCAGTTCCGCTATCCAAGTCCAAATCAATCAATGTTATGAGTGTGAAGCATGACTGTGTAAGTGAAGTTTTGGCCGTGATCATGAATACATTGATACAAATTAGTGTTATTTATGAATGTTTACTGATTGATTGTTACAGAAAGTTCTGTTAACTTGTGTACCGAGTTCGTTATCTACAATAGATGATAAATCGTTTTTGTATTTGTATGAGTATATGTTACCTTCTTGAAATGACTCTTTTAGTCTCTATTTCTTTAAATTGACTCTGATAAGAGAAAAAATCAATGATAAATAGGTTATTTCTTATTCGTTTTATCATGTGAATTACATAAACCAAAATACTAGTTAACCATCAAATTCTATCATTAATAATCAAAATTGAAACACGGGCTATGAATGTTTACGTGAATATGTGACCTTAAAAaccttttaattttaatcatgAATACATAGGTACATGATccaaattttcttttcaattataaatatacaaaaCTAGTGTGTATACAAATGCCTGTATGTGGGAGTTTAGGGGTTATCTCTGCTTAAAGTTCAAAATGTAAGATCATTTTCAACGTCTTTAATGAAAGTGAAAATGGAAAAGCATAAATTTATTAACTAGTTGGTTTAAGATGAAAGATTCTACTAATTAACAAAAATTGATTACAAATGACAAACTACTCCTAATTAATCTTTTCAATCTTCTCATAATGTCATGAAttcaattctttttttcttgcaCTTCTGGTTACAAATCTATAAAATATTTCAGGAATGTTACTCTTGTATAAAGGAGACATAATTTAAGCTTCTTCACAAATGAGTCACAAACCTATAAAATATGCTTTAGGAATGTTACTTTTGTATTAAGGATACATAGTATATAAAATATGCTATAAAGGATACATAGTTTAAGCTTTTTCAGAAACAAGTTACTTTACAATCTATTATAATTATACGATACAAAAGAC
Proteins encoded in this region:
- the LOC137831394 gene encoding uncharacterized protein, whose product is MVSNQTASTMDIETVPSEAKILPPKPEFEPLKPHEMSEGQVQFRKVNVPPHRYTPLKKAWMDIYTPIYEQMKIDLRMNLKGRRVELKTRSDTPDISNLQKCADFVHAFMLGFEVIDAIALLRLDELYIESFEIKDVKTLRGDHLSRAIGRLSGKGGKTKFAIENASKTRIVIADTKIHILGSFANIKIARDSLCSLILGSPAGKVYSKLRAVTARLAERF